A region of Sulfitobacter faviae DNA encodes the following proteins:
- a CDS encoding OmpH family outer membrane protein: MRRAFIPLVMMLAGAAPGLAQQGPLADPQTNTPAPARGGVISPVLTIDSERLFRDSAFGQRVSREIEAQSEELAAENREIEAALEAEERELTEKRSQLKPAQFRLLADAFDEKVQRTRAEQAAKNRALSEALDLERERFLAAAAPVLEQLMRNSDAAVILERRRVFVSSSAIEVTDEAIALLDETIGSGLTDAE, from the coding sequence ATGCGCCGCGCCTTCATCCCCTTGGTGATGATGCTGGCCGGGGCCGCCCCCGGCCTTGCGCAGCAGGGGCCCTTGGCAGACCCTCAGACAAACACGCCCGCCCCGGCGCGGGGCGGCGTGATCAGCCCGGTGCTGACCATCGATTCCGAACGCCTGTTCCGCGACAGTGCCTTTGGCCAGCGCGTCAGCCGCGAGATCGAAGCCCAGAGCGAGGAACTTGCCGCCGAGAACCGCGAGATTGAAGCGGCGCTTGAGGCGGAGGAACGCGAACTCACCGAAAAGCGCTCTCAGCTGAAACCGGCGCAGTTCCGGCTTTTGGCCGATGCTTTTGACGAAAAGGTGCAGCGCACAAGGGCAGAGCAGGCGGCGAAGAACCGGGCGCTGAGCGAGGCGCTGGACCTTGAGCGCGAGCGGTTTCTGGCCGCTGCGGCCCCGGTGCTTGAGCAGTTGATGCGCAATTCCGACGCAGCGGTCATTCTGGAGCGGCGGCGGGTCTTTGTCTCGTCCTCCGCGATTGAGGTTACGGATGAGGCGATTGCGCTTTTGGACGAGACGATCGGCAGCGGGCTGACGGACGCCGAGTAA
- the bamA gene encoding outer membrane protein assembly factor BamA has product MGAAQQCRQDPSGASLCVMLSVAWLVPGSQAQAQQYQFNTVVIDGNERIGDSAILRRAGIGRGQAVTGGQLNDAYQNLQNSGLFESVSLEPQGGTLVITVVELPTLNRVSFEGNRRIKDEMLAELIGSTERRVFNPSQAEQDAAAIAEAYSNEGRLSARVQPRIIRRDQNRVDLVFEIFEGDNVEIERLSFVGNRVYSDRRLRRVLGTKQAGLFRRLVKRDTYVEGRVEADKQLLRDFYLSRGYVDMRTEAVNAELTEERDGVFVAYNITEGQQFRFGEVKLESEVPGLNAAAYRDLLKIRRGVIYSPTLIENDIARIERQAIRDGVDFLRVEPVIDRNDRDLSLNVTYKLSRGERIFVERIDIEGNTTTLDRVIRREFDSVEGDPFNPREIRQAAERIRALQYFETAEVNARQGSSPEQVVIDVDVEEKPTGSLNFGGSFSNNDGFGVAVSFQEENFLGRGQRLNLSISTAEDATRYGVTFVEPRFLGRDVALGLKLDYAETNSSYTSYDTERLVFQPSLTFPVSENGRLSTRYTLEGIEMLERDDEDNSATIASEIAEGALFSSSIGYTYTYDTRRSGLDPTQGVLFEFGQDFAGLGGDNEYIKTTAKIAGEKRIFNEEVTLRATLEGGALSWNSGTNRAVDRFILGPSIMRGFEPGGIGPRDQSNGVDDALGGNLFAVARFEAEFPLGLPEEYGITGGVFYDVGNLWDLSDVDTSGGTIVGESGSFRHVIGLSVFWDTPLGPLQFNVSDALKKESFDKEQSFEVTLRTTF; this is encoded by the coding sequence ATGGGCGCAGCGCAGCAATGTCGGCAAGACCCTTCGGGGGCATCGCTTTGTGTCATGTTGTCCGTCGCGTGGCTCGTGCCCGGCAGCCAAGCGCAGGCACAGCAATATCAGTTCAACACGGTTGTCATCGACGGCAATGAGCGGATTGGCGATAGCGCCATCCTGCGCCGCGCGGGCATCGGACGTGGGCAGGCGGTGACGGGCGGTCAGTTGAACGACGCCTATCAGAACCTGCAAAACTCGGGTCTGTTCGAATCCGTCTCACTTGAGCCGCAGGGCGGCACGCTGGTGATCACGGTGGTCGAACTGCCGACGCTGAACCGCGTCAGCTTTGAGGGCAACCGCCGCATCAAGGATGAGATGCTGGCCGAACTCATCGGCTCGACCGAACGGCGGGTGTTCAACCCCAGCCAAGCCGAGCAAGACGCCGCCGCCATTGCCGAGGCTTATAGCAACGAGGGGCGCCTGTCGGCCCGCGTGCAGCCGCGCATCATCCGCCGCGACCAGAACCGCGTCGATCTGGTGTTCGAGATTTTCGAAGGCGACAATGTCGAGATCGAGCGTCTGAGCTTTGTCGGCAACCGCGTCTATTCCGACCGTCGCCTGCGCCGCGTTCTGGGCACCAAACAGGCCGGTCTGTTCCGCCGTTTGGTCAAGCGCGACACCTATGTCGAAGGCCGCGTCGAGGCTGACAAACAGTTGCTGCGGGATTTCTACCTGTCGCGCGGCTATGTCGACATGCGCACCGAGGCGGTGAATGCCGAGTTGACCGAAGAGCGTGATGGCGTCTTTGTGGCCTATAACATCACCGAGGGGCAGCAGTTCCGTTTCGGCGAGGTGAAGCTGGAATCCGAAGTGCCCGGCCTGAATGCGGCGGCCTATCGCGACCTGCTCAAGATCCGCCGCGGCGTGATCTATTCCCCGACCTTGATTGAGAATGACATTGCCCGGATCGAGCGCCAAGCGATCCGCGATGGCGTCGATTTTCTGCGCGTCGAGCCGGTGATCGACCGCAATGACCGCGACCTGTCGCTCAACGTGACCTACAAACTCTCCCGTGGGGAGCGCATCTTTGTTGAGCGGATCGACATCGAAGGCAACACCACCACGCTCGACCGTGTGATCCGGCGCGAGTTCGACAGCGTGGAGGGTGACCCCTTCAACCCACGCGAAATCCGCCAAGCAGCAGAACGCATCCGCGCGTTGCAGTATTTCGAGACCGCAGAGGTCAACGCCCGCCAAGGTTCCAGCCCCGAACAGGTCGTGATCGACGTGGATGTGGAAGAGAAGCCCACAGGCTCGCTGAACTTCGGCGGTTCCTTCTCGAACAACGACGGTTTCGGTGTGGCGGTCAGCTTCCAAGAGGAAAACTTCCTCGGGCGCGGGCAGCGGCTAAACCTGTCGATCTCCACCGCCGAGGATGCCACCCGCTATGGCGTGACCTTTGTCGAGCCGCGCTTCCTTGGCCGCGACGTGGCGCTTGGCCTCAAGCTGGACTATGCCGAGACCAATTCCTCCTACACCAGCTATGACACCGAACGTCTGGTGTTCCAGCCCAGCCTGACCTTCCCGGTCAGCGAGAATGGCCGTCTGTCGACGCGCTATACTCTCGAAGGGATCGAGATGCTGGAGCGGGATGACGAAGACAACAGCGCCACCATCGCGAGTGAAATCGCAGAGGGCGCGCTTTTCTCCTCCTCCATCGGGTACACCTATACCTATGACACCCGTCGCAGCGGGCTGGACCCGACGCAGGGCGTTCTGTTCGAGTTCGGGCAGGATTTCGCCGGGCTGGGCGGGGACAACGAATATATCAAGACCACGGCCAAGATCGCGGGCGAAAAGCGCATCTTTAACGAGGAAGTCACCCTGCGTGCCACGCTCGAAGGTGGTGCGCTGTCTTGGAACAGCGGCACCAACCGCGCGGTGGACCGGTTCATCCTTGGCCCATCCATCATGCGCGGCTTTGAGCCCGGCGGCATCGGGCCGCGCGACCAGAGCAACGGGGTGGACGACGCGCTTGGCGGCAACCTATTTGCCGTGGCCCGTTTCGAGGCGGAGTTCCCACTGGGTCTGCCTGAGGAATATGGCATCACCGGCGGCGTCTTCTATGACGTGGGCAACCTGTGGGACCTGAGCGATGTCGACACCAGCGGCGGCACCATCGTCGGCGAAAGCGGTTCGTTCCGCCATGTGATCGGCCTCTCGGTCTTCTGGGACACGCCGCTTGGCCCGCTTCAGTTCAACGTCTCCGACGCGCTGAAGAAAGAGAGCTTTGACAAAGAGCAGAGCTTTGAGGTCACCCTGCGGACCACGTTCTAA
- the fabZ gene encoding 3-hydroxyacyl-ACP dehydratase FabZ, which yields MTEELLRADIQMIQRILPHRYPFLLVDKVEEIAGTESAVGYKNVTMNEPHFQGHFPGTPIMPGVTIVEAMAQTAGVMVGTALGMQDRDMLIYFMSIDKCKFRRKVGPGDVLRMDLKTLRGKPGAKIWKFGGVATVEGEMAAEAEFMAMLDLPQDAA from the coding sequence ATGACCGAAGAGCTGCTGCGCGCCGATATCCAAATGATCCAGCGCATCCTGCCGCACCGCTATCCCTTTTTGCTGGTCGACAAGGTCGAAGAGATCGCGGGCACCGAGAGTGCTGTCGGCTATAAGAACGTCACCATGAACGAGCCGCATTTTCAGGGCCATTTCCCCGGCACGCCGATCATGCCGGGCGTGACGATTGTGGAGGCAATGGCCCAGACTGCGGGTGTGATGGTGGGCACGGCCCTTGGCATGCAGGACCGCGACATGCTGATCTATTTCATGTCCATCGATAAATGTAAGTTCCGCCGCAAGGTTGGCCCCGGCGATGTGCTGCGGATGGACCTCAAGACCCTGCGCGGCAAGCCGGGTGCGAAGATCTGGAAATTCGGCGGCGTGGCCACTGTTGAGGGTGAAATGGCCGCCGAGGCCGAGTTCATGGCGATGTTGGATCTCCCGCAGGACGCGGCATGA